The genomic region tttttgcattcaaaatcctaaattatttcaattatttcaggTTAAATGCTGTAAGCTTGACtttcaaaactggaaaaatctctttttagtaaaattaataaattagtaaattgttaaatgtaaaatgcACACACCTGACATGCCAATACCAGGCCCGTAATGTCCCAGACTTTGGTCGTCGCGTGACCTAGGTCTGGTATCATGCAAATGATGGTGATGGTGATGGGGGTGGGGCAACGTATGCGTTTTATGCGCCATGGTCACGTGCCCCGCCATTTGCATTTCGTACACTGGGTACGCACCTGGGGGGTAGTCCACCGGGGGTGGCTGCTCGATGATGTACGAGTTGGGGGCTTGCTTGCTTCGGCTGTCTTCGTGCTAAGAGTAACAAAAGATTAAGTGTAAATTAGAAATCTTTTAGAaaggataattttttgaaattctcctGGTTGACACGCAAAGTTTTCGCAGAACGTTTTGTAATTGCCAAGATATTCTTGGAGACTTTTGGTTAGTTTTTTCTAAGATTTTTAAACTCGCTAAAGAGTAAGTAGTTATTATTGGTGGCTTAAGCGAAGCTTATGCCGTCTCGCATGTGTATTACAACACGCTTCCTATATGGCAcagcgaaatttttaatggtgtAAATCActgagaaaacaaaaaatcaagtAGAGTAAAATCCGGTAATCCTGGAGGCTCTTTCAGACAAAGCAGTCACTTTTTCGTCATCTAACACATGCTTTTGTTTgtaataagaatttatttgTTCGACTTTCCTTTCTCAGGATCCCTTAATGGCCCTCTGTAATCCCATAAAGGAGAAATCCGATATGGCAAAGCCCGAAATCCGGCAACTTACCACATATTCATTATTGCTGCCTTCGTTAGAGTAGGTTTCGCTTTTCTCGCTCACTGATGACAGCGTTTCCCCTGTCATTGTGTCGTTGTAGCTGCTCGGGGCGTACATTTCAATTGTAGCCGACTTCCCGGTCTGGTTGCTTTGTTCTGCGCAAATAAAAAGGGAGAGTTTCTCGTTAGAATTctcataaaaaacaattttaattggcCGCAGTTATACCagaaaatttaactaaaaaaaaaaaaaaaacgaaacaaaacaAACCTCTAATTCGTTTAGCCCTTCTCTTTAACATACACCCGGCGACCAAGCCGATATTAAGTATTAGCAAAACGACTCCAATAACGGACGCGCTGATAATCGTTATTCTGGAGAGGTCCTCTTTTTCGAGCATGTCCGCCGGCAAAACCTTCTCGACTTGATCCCCTTCGAAGGCTACAATAAAATGGACGGAATTAATTACCTGCCGGTCGTTTCTTGGCACGTCTATGAAGACAACAGCCGAGTAGCAGGATGTTGGATAGGATTACCAGAGTCCCTAGTATGGTGCCCACGATGACCAGAAATCCAGGGAAATTTCGCAGATTTCGTTCATCCAAGCTGGGACTCGAATAAGAAGGAGGTACCTTGTCTGGTGTTAGTAAAGTGGCGTGAAAGAAAGTTAGATTAGTTGGAAATCTGAGGAAACTTTAGTTAGAAGGGTTCAATCAGTTTGAAgcgaaatgttaatttttttctcctttCTTCACACACGAAAGTGGGTTTTCTTGCATACAAATGGGGTCTTCTGCAATTCAGACAAGGAATTTCCAAAGtgtttcacatattttgcATACTCGCATTTTAGACACGTTAGCTctgttaattttcgtttttataacaattttttcatgcaTTCTAAAAGCGGTGGCCgatttgaaatgaaaacttCGCCAACGTTTTTATTCAAGCCCTTAGAACGAATTTAattctcagttagttttaactgaggaTAGTCTGCAAATCCACTTCCCTAACAATCTTTATTTGTGTGTGGCGTTATTCccaaatgaaatgaaaaaagggttaatttaaattcatagGCGGTTTCTGAAAGGTTTGAGAGCTGCAAGTGCGGGTTAGTTGGACATGCAAGGCATAAAGTGAAGGAAAGGTGAGTGTCTGTTAATTTCAAGGTATCGACTCGaattggaaataatttttaattttttactgatAAAATGTATGCTTTGAGATACAATTAcagtttctttatttcttttggGAGTCTCAGAAACATTCACAGTCGATTTGAAGAGAAAATTATATAGGGACGTCCAATTAAGGCTCTCGCTCGAAATAGAATTTTACTGTTCAAAGTGGCGTGTAAAAAAACCCTTGTATACAGAGTGCAAACATAGTAGGCAACAACGACACATTctaaatttctggaaatatttctgaaaaggAACTAATTCTGCACTTACTGGATGTTCTTGCCGAAAATAAGTCCGGCATATAATTACTGCTACCCAGTTTATTGGAAGCCATAATGGAGAAAACGTACTGAGTGTCTACTTCCAGGCCCTTAATCGTGAATGTTGTAGCATTGGGTGGTTGGACATCTTCGTATTTGTATCCATCGTCATTCACctgtaaaattaaaaccacTTTTGACTTTTATCATCATAATGCACACTCTGAGCTAGTGAAGTTTTATGCTTCACATCGTCTCTTAGCGCATTTGAAATAACTCATATGTTAAAGATATCAATATAGAAgcagaaacaacaaaaaaattacctttctgTATCGTATTCTGTATGATGGTGTCATGCCTCCATCGAATCCAGGTGTCCAGGCTAAAATGGCCGAGTCATGGGTGACATTTAGTACTACCAACAAATTGGGAATATCTGGAGCGGAAGTGACTTCTAGCCGAGGTGAAACTGTGGCGAACCCCTGGTCATTTCTGGCTACGCATTCGTAATTACCATAATCTGCTGATGTCACGTGGTGAATGTAGAGGATGGATTCTGTGGTAAGTGGGTCGATCTGGAAGCACAAATATGCAAAGTTAAAACTCACCATAATTACGAATATCTCACTAAAAGTATCAGAAAGCTTCGTGGATTGCATTGCATTTGCCAGATTtatgaaaagtgaaaatgaattgaaaaatttgacaaatggGAACATTTTCCGACATATTTAGATGAAACTTCTatatatttgatttattgtttttcacCTAGATTGACTGATATGAATTCTATTGTTACCCTGGACAAATCAAATGAGGAGGAATCCAACAACGAAAAATATGACTTCGTATCTCGAAAATTGAAAGAGGTATTTTAGAACTCGATCTATGTAAGTTTTTAGGCCTCATAGAGAAGATTGGTTTGAGCAGTTTTCTAAGACGATTGATACGTATATTGTCGAGATATTCAcattcaaattagaaaatcgCTAAAAAGTAgctatatttttagttttagtgtgaaaacttaattttcaaaaaaaaattattctaattCTGATACTCACTTGTCTATAAGTAGAGTAGTATTTTCCAGCACTATTATTAGAATGTATGGGACTACCATTCCTGGCCCAAGTGTACCTTGCAATTGGAGAAGCTTGACTCCTGCAGATCATTTTTCCAATCTCTCCAGCATCGCTCGCGAATTTTTTTAGGGCAGGGCTATCAACGATTTCAGGTTTATCTGAAAGAAAGATTATAACAACTTCCTCACAACAATGTTGTCCAAAAACTCACGTTTAACAATCAGCATAACCTCCCTAATCGTAACATTCCCAACTCCATTGTTAGCGATGCACTGGAACACACCCAAATCCTCTCTTGTGACTTGGCTGATCCTGAGATTCGAAGTACCGTTTTTATCGTACATCACCGAAGTTCTGGCATCGAAATCTGGAAAATCGTCCCTTTTCCAGGTAATCGTGTCATCTGCCAAAGGATTTCCATCTGCAGTACAAGACAACGTTGCATCTTCTTTAGGATTCACTATTACTGTTTCACTAGTTTGAGTGATTGAAGCTGGATCTAGAGAAGTATCACAAATAAGTTATGAGacattcattaattttttatggacATACATTGCACGGTGACGTTTATGGACGCAAGAGCGCTGCCTTCGGAATTTAGGGCTTCGCAGTTGTAAATCCCCGCATCGTGTCTGGAGAGTTTTGTGATATTCAAAACTGAGCCTTCAGAGATAATTCTTTCAGCCCCATTTGAGGAAGACATTTGAGTAATCGGAAGCCCATCTTTGGTCCAAGTGTAGGCAATACTTTCAGGATTTCCGTTAGCCCTTAGGATTATTACCAGGGGCTCATTTTCAATCCCCGTTACTGACTCTtcgttatttttatcaaaaatcggTTTatctattcaaaaatttcgtaTAAGAATGAAACTAagaattaattccaaaaataccTACATAAAACTTTCAGGAGGATGGAATTATGAGTTCCCCTCTGTAAAGCATCATTTTGAGCCTGGCAGGTATACTCCACTCCATTCATGTTATCAGTAACGTTTATCATCTGCTCAATTGAAGATACAGTACCACCATGTAGTCCTGGTTTGGAATAGTTCTGATATCCTTGAACTGGTATTCCATCCCtgtacaaaaacattttggcAGGAGGGTTGCTGGAGCTGGAATCGCAGGTCAAAGTGGCTTCATCTCCAGGTTTCAATTCTTTGGGTTGCTGACGAATTGCCACGTTTTCAGGAGGAACTTTATAGTGAAAAATTAGCTTCACAGTGGAagggaaatttaaaagatattctTACAATAAACGCTCATGGTGACAGTCTCAAAGAGGGGGATTTCAGTTGCGGAATTGGCAGCTTCGCATCTGTATCGAGCCTCGTTGTCTGTGACGTTGGTGAGGAGCGTTATTTCGGCACTTACAGATTTGTCGGTCGATTTCGTCGTTGAGTGGATCTAATAGAAAGGtgacatttgagaaaaaagttatgaaaattCTCTGAATATTAAGGAAATCATCACAACACAGCAATACAGGACAGAGCATGATTATATTCCAGATTGCTTTAAAGCAAAAGAGCGATGCtatgtttcaaagaaaatatcggaaatgaaaaaaaatcacctttttatcgtttttgtaCCATGTTAAAGTGGCCAAGGGATTCCCTCCTGAAGACGTACAAGAAATTTTCTGCACAGTCCCTGCAGGTATATGCGTCCCCTCAGTGTAACCATGAATAAAGGGCTGACTTGGAGGGTCTAAAATTGTAACAATTACTTCAattctcagaaaaatattaaaacttacaTAAAACATTAATGTTATGCGTAGAAACTACATTCTCAGTCAACTGCATATTTAGACCGTGACAAATCACCACCAAACTTCTTCTATTGGGCTCAACTACTGCTGTAATATTGGAGGTGGTGACCCAACCACCTTCGGGGGATACGACTGTGCGCGACGTGGAATTTCGAACCTGCCTACCTCCAacctaaataataaattcataaatgtCATTTCTGCTCTAGGAAAAGGTATTAGAAAGAACTTACAGTCCATTTGATCTCTGCTGGAGGGTTGGAGTTTGCAGTGGTGCATGTTAAGGGTACTGGGTCACCTACCCTTGCTTCCGTTGGGCCTGAGATGGTCACGTGGGAGGGAGCgactataaaaataaaaacaattactgAAATGAGCTTTAATAGAGAGTATGATGGGGAACGTACAAAGAACAGTCATGTCAATTTCAACTTTAAGAGGGGTTTTTGACATGATGTTGCTGGCTTCGCACTTGTAGCGTGCTTTGTTGTCACTGGCGTCTGCAGTGAATGTGTAGACATTCTCGGACACCCTTCCAGCTGTTCTATAGGCCATTCGAATTTGCTCTCCGTTTTTGTACCAGATTAGTTGAGCTGGGGGGTTGCCACCCCTACATCTGCACACAAGCTCCACCTAAGAGCGGGTAAATAGCCATGAAAATTCCTTATTGATAGatacagttaaaaaaactaaaaacttgaattttgtACGAGTTCTGAGATCCCAAAAAGGCACATAGTTTAGTTCAGATAGAATTCCAAGGTAGGAATTTTCGTAGAAACGATACCAAGAGTGGAGTCGAAGAGCAGATTTTGTGGGACCTGAAGATTCtctgtcaaatttgaaaaatcgggGTAAAAACAAGCAAAACTTCTTCCTCTTTTCAAAAACTcgcaaaaaattcattttctttctcAAAATCGACACAAAATCTCGATATGTGCAATTATAAAAAAGCCAAAAGTATGTGAttccaaaaactgaaaaatgtcaagttgaaaacacaaattctgtagatccaaaaaaaaaagaaaaataatttaaatctatAAACAGTGTAGAATATTTAATCAGAAATatcgaaacattttaaataatgtctcatagaaatttaaaaaaagtggagTTTTCCATTTATGATATGAAATGAATTTTGTTAATTGTAGTGTTTTCTGGAATGAATCGAAAAAGATGtttcgaataattttttcttattttcagcCGTATTCTAtgaatttctattatttgaatttcataaaaaaatggaGGCTGTtatgtgaaattaaaaagttaacccCCACCCTCCTACACGGAGTATAGCGAAGAATCAAGTTTGGTACCAATATGTTTCCCCTTCGGgatgattaaaatttgatactGAGCATTTCTTTTAAACATTCTTCACTagtatttgagatattttgatAGTGCAGGTTAAATTTTACTCTCTGTATActacatacatatacacaCATAGTGTCTAATTTTAGGGGGTTTTGTGGAGAACATAAAGCAATTCCTAAAGCTTCGTTCGACTAGCAATTTGAACGAGTCTTTGTGATTAGTGattcaaaatgaacaaatttgaatattacctTACCCTACCAGAAATTTTCTTTAGCAGAACAATACCTATTTATACAAGTGAATCGACACACCGAGTGGTCAAAAACCTCAAACTGTTAACACCAATGTAAGCCTGTGCAACAGATTTATAATATCGTATTAATTTCGCAACATCTCCATTATGAATTCGAGGCTGATGTTTAATTACGAAACGTACATAAAACCCCTCCCGCTATGATGGAGTTTTTGCTGCCaacaaaaactaataaattgcCAAAAGCTATTTTAAACCCGGGATCAATGATAATACAAAATCATGCGTGGAGCGCCATTTAACTTTGAGCAATATGGTGGAAGGGTATAAGAGAAGTTTTGTCCTCAAGGGAGCACCGCCCCCACTAAAAAGGagttttgcatatttttttgttgtttcagtGCTCggttttaatggaatattttataagtttGAGTGCCTTTAGGGAAAAAAAGATTCTGCAGATTCACtattaaacttaaataaatcaacatattcattaaattatcaattcAAAAGAACGAAAAACCTTATTTATACACACATAAACCAAAAAAGTCACAATGGGCTCTTAAAATTTGCCAAACTTTGAGTTTCTCAGGAAATTTCAATTCCATACacttatatacattttttatttctcgctaactgaaaatataaaaaatcgaaaaaaactcagcggtttttatttaaatttctattaaacaCAGGCATTTCCGTCCGTTATTAATTGCTGAATTGTGTGTGTggcagcat from Euwallacea fornicatus isolate EFF26 chromosome 29, ASM4011564v1, whole genome shotgun sequence harbors:
- the sns gene encoding nephrin isoform X1, which encodes MCGLARLGPMDMFWIVTFYLLAQTVSALSTQQFFRRQPTNATVPEGQEVTLACEVSNLAGAVQWTKDGYALGFSSVITGFPRYSVIGERRNGVYNLRISNVSLEDDGEFQCQVGPSKMHKAIRGYSRLTVISPPSTVEILDHRHNSKIEIKENQEFNLECRVRNAKPAARIVWYRGNVEINIPSREDQTIEIPLKKGDKTITRYDTHSRILLKPTHEDDMATYTCEARHEALSLDTPMRSTVQLSVLYPPGNPYIEGYTEGETIKRGQTVELVCRCRGGNPPAQLIWYKNGEQIRMAYRTAGRVSENVYTFTADASDNKARYKCEASNIMSKTPLKVEIDMTVLFAPSHVTISGPTEARVGDPVPLTCTTANSNPPAEIKWTVGGRQVRNSTSRTVVSPEGGWVTTSNITAVVEPNRRSLVVICHGLNMQLTENVVSTHNINVLYPPSQPFIHGYTEGTHIPAGTVQKISCTSSGGNPLATLTWYKNDKKIHSTTKSTDKSVSAEITLLTNVTDNEARYRCEAANSATEIPLFETVTMSVYFPPENVAIRQQPKELKPGDEATLTCDSSSSNPPAKMFLYRDGIPVQGYQNYSKPGLHGGTVSSIEQMINVTDNMNGVEYTCQAQNDALQRGTHNSILLKVLYKPIFDKNNEESVTGIENEPLVIILRANGNPESIAYTWTKDGLPITQMSSSNGAERIISEGSVLNITKLSRHDAGIYNCEALNSEGSALASINVTVQYPASITQTSETVIVNPKEDATLSCTADGNPLADDTITWKRDDFPDFDARTSVMYDKNGTSNLRISQVTREDLGVFQCIANNGVGNVTIREVMLIVKHKPEIVDSPALKKFASDAGEIGKMICRSQASPIARYTWARNGSPIHSNNSAGKYYSTYRQIDPLTTESILYIHHVTSADYGNYECVARNDQGFATVSPRLEVTSAPDIPNLLVVLNVTHDSAILAWTPGFDGGMTPSYRIRYRKVNDDGYKYEDVQPPNATTFTIKGLEVDTQYVFSIMASNKLGSSNYMPDLFSARTSTFEGDQVEKVLPADMLEKEDLSRITIISASVIGVVLLILNIGLVAGCMLKRRAKRIREQSNQTGKSATIEMYAPSSYNDTMTGETLSSVSEKSETYSNEGSNNEYVHEDSRSKQAPNSYIIEQPPPVDYPPGAYPVYEMQMAGHVTMAHKTHTLPHPHHHHHHLHDTRPRSRDDQSLGHYGPGIGMSAKSSYVSAPTPTPPADGSYYNVADRYLSYPPPLDFQNPPPIPTHPHLQHTLTPATPPLPSNGSLLRHPRHVPPPDVLHNTSQNAQILQAQTLAQKRELSSFGNGYGVNEQEGHLV
- the sns gene encoding nephrin isoform X2, whose translation is MCGLARLGPMDMFWIVTFYLLAQTVSALSTQQFFRRQPTNATVPEGQEVTLACEVSNLAGAVQWTKDGYALGFSSVITGFPRYSVIGERRNGVYNLRISNVSLEDDGEFQCQVGPSKMHKAIRGYSRLTVISPPSTVEILDHRHNSKIEIKENQEFNLECRVRNAKPAARIVWYRGNVEINIPSREDQTIEIPLKKGDKTITRYDTHSRILLKPTHEDDMATYTCEARHEALSLDTPMRSTVQLSVLYPPGNPYIEGYTEGETIKRGQTVELVCRCRGGNPPAQLIWYKNGEQIRMAYRTAGRVSENVYTFTADASDNKARYKCEASNIMSKTPLKVEIDMTVLFAPSHVTISGPTEARVGDPVPLTCTTANSNPPAEIKWTVGGRQVRNSTSRTVVSPEGGWVTTSNITAVVEPNRRSLVVICHGLNMQLTENVVSTHNINVLYPPSQPFIHGYTEGTHIPAGTVQKISCTSSGGNPLATLTWYKNDKKIHSTTKSTDKSVSAEITLLTNVTDNEARYRCEAANSATEIPLFETVTMSVYFPPENVAIRQQPKELKPGDEATLTCDSSSSNPPAKMFLYRDGIPVQGYQNYSKPGLHGGTVSSIEQMINVTDNMNGVEYTCQAQNDALQRGTHNSILLKVLYKPIFDKNNEESVTGIENEPLVIILRANGNPESIAYTWTKDGLPITQMSSSNGAERIISEGSVLNITKLSRHDAGIYNCEALNSEGSALASINVTVQYPASITQTSETVIVNPKEDATLSCTADGNPLADDTITWKRDDFPDFDARTSVMYDKNGTSNLRISQVTREDLGVFQCIANNGVGNVTIREVMLIVKHKPEIVDSPALKKFASDAGEIGKMICRSQASPIARYTWARNGSPIHSNNSAGKYYSTYRQIDPLTTESILYIHHVTSADYGNYECVARNDQGFATVSPRLEVTSAPDIPNLLVVLNVTHDSAILAWTPGFDGGMTPSYRIRYRKVNDDGYKYEDVQPPNATTFTIKGLEVDTQYVFSIMASNKLGSSNYMPDLFSARTSNKVPPSYSSPSLDERNLRNFPGFLVIVGTILGTLVILSNILLLGCCLHRRAKKRPAEQSNQTGKSATIEMYAPSSYNDTMTGETLSSVSEKSETYSNEGSNNEYVHEDSRSKQAPNSYIIEQPPPVDYPPGAYPVYEMQMAGHVTMAHKTHTLPHPHHHHHHLHDTRPRSRDDQSLGHYGPGIGMSAKSSYVSAPTPTPPADGSYYNVADRYLSYPPPLDFQNPPPIPTHPHLQHTLTPATPPLPSNGSLLRHPRHVPPPDVLHNTSQNAQILQAQTLAQKRELSSFGNGYGVNEQEGHLV
- the sns gene encoding nephrin isoform X3 — encoded protein: MCGLARLGPMDMFWIVTFYLLAQTVSALSTQQFFRRQPTNATVPEGQEVTLACEVSNLAGAVQWTKDGYALGFSSVITGFPRYSVIGERRNGVYNLRISNVSLEDDGEFQCQVGPSKMHKAIRGYSRLTVISPPSTVEILDHRHNSKIEIKENQEFNLECRVRNAKPAARIVWYRGNVEINIPSREDQTIEIPLKKGDKTITRYDTHSRILLKPTHEDDMATYTCEARHEALSLDTPMRSTVQLSVLYPPGNPYIEGYTEGETIKRGQTVELVCRCRGGNPPAQLIWYKNGEQIRMAYRTAGRVSENVYTFTADASDNKARYKCEASNIMSKTPLKVEIDMTVLFAPSHVTISGPTEARVGDPVPLTCTTANSNPPAEIKWTVGGRQVRNSTSRTVVSPEGGWVTTSNITAVVEPNRRSLVVICHGLNMQLTENVVSTHNINVLYPPSQPFIHGYTEGTHIPAGTVQKISCTSSGGNPLATLTWYKNDKKIHSTTKSTDKSVSAEITLLTNVTDNEARYRCEAANSATEIPLFETVTMSVYFPPENVAIRQQPKELKPGDEATLTCDSSSSNPPAKMFLYRDGIPVQGYQNYSKPGLHGGTVSSIEQMINVTDNMNGVEYTCQAQNDALQRGTHNSILLKVLYKPIFDKNNEESVTGIENEPLVIILRANGNPESIAYTWTKDGLPITQMSSSNGAERIISEGSVLNITKLSRHDAGIYNCEALNSEGSALASINVTVQYPASITQTSETVIVNPKEDATLSCTADGNPLADDTITWKRDDFPDFDARTSVMYDKNGTSNLRISQVTREDLGVFQCIANNGVGNVTIREVMLIVKHKPEIVDSPALKKFASDAGEIGKMICRSQASPIARYTWARNGSPIHSNNSAGKYYSTYRQIDPLTTESILYIHHVTSADYGNYECVARNDQGFATVSPRLEVTSAPDIPNLLVVLNVTHDSAILAWTPGFDGGMTPSYRIRYRKVNDDGYKYEDVQPPNATTFTIKGLEVDTQYVFSIMASNKLGSSNYMPDLFSARTSTFEGDQVEKVLPADMLEKEDLSRITIISASVIGVVLLILNIGLVAGCMLKRRAKRIREQSNQTGKSATIEMYAPSSYNDTMTGETLSSVSEKSETYSNEGSNNEYVHEDSRSKQAPNSYIIEQPPPVDYPPAKSSYVSAPTPTPPADGSYYNVADRYLSYPPPLDFQNPPPIPTHPHLQHTLTPATPPLPSNGSLLRHPRHVPPPDVLHNTSQNAQILQAQTLAQKRELSSFGNGYGVNEQEGHLV